ggccgcagggcagtattccaacatgataacgacccttaaaagaagctgagggtaaaggtgatggagtggccaagcatgtctccagacctaaaccctattgagcatctgtggggcatcgtcaaacggaaggtggaggagcgcaaggtctctaacgtccaccagctccgtgatgtcgtcatggaggagtggaagaggacttcAGTGGCAACCtatgaagctctggtgaactccatgcccaagagggttaaggcagtgctggaaaataatggtggccacacaaaatactGACCCTTTGGGCCcattttggacattttcacttaggggtgtactcacttttgttgccagcggtttagacattaatggctgtgtgtggagttattttgaggggacagcaaatttacactgttatacaagctgtgcactcactactttacaatgtagcaaagtgtcatttcttcagtgttgtcacatgaaaagatataataaaatatttactaaaatgtgagtggtgtactcacttctgtgagatactgtatattctttTCTTCTTTGTGAATCATTtctatgtaaagcactttgagttagcgttgtgtatgaaatgtgctactGTACATAAATAAACTCTTGCATATTTACTGTAAGAGTGTTTGTTGTTAAATGTGTTGTTGTAAGTGTTCTTTAACGTAAATGGGGTACTCAAAACTGGAAATGGtcacattattttttaacaaaccCCAGTAGgaagatatataaatatataatagaGGGATTGGCCAGCCACGTGTTAAAACATAAATTACTGCTGAgttctgtatttgttttttgcttgtttacttatttactcataagtttattttaattttgatttgtaaaaaaaaccctcTCCACTACAAACTAACTGTTTCTAGTCCATCAGTAGTGAAAACTTCAATAAAACCACAACtcatacactgttaaaaaatggATGTGATCAATGTTATGGcaacatatttttacattactttAAATCACCAAAATAAccaaagttgtttttaaaagttattaTAACATCAAAATATTGACTTATTATATTGTCTTGTTTTTGCTGAAGGCTTCACATTTTCTGTTCTCCAAGTAGCCCGAGATTACTTTCAGAGATTGATCTTCTCCTCACGCTGATGATGTCACTATTTTCTTCTCAAACGTTTATTTCCACCTGCCATCTCTCCATCAGCGAGCAGCGAGGGGCACTTAGCCACCCTATAGCGTAAAGGTTGCATCTGCAAACCTTTAACCATGAGATAGACATTCAGTGCGGGCGGCTCAATATGGGCACTGTCAGGATCAGAGGATACTGATATATTGGTTGTGTTCTTGTGTGTGTAGGCATGAAAACTCTTTCTTATACTCATGTGACGGAATCTTAACTGTCTTACAAACACACCGTGGCACTCAGCTCAGCCCACATCACTATATTGGATCTCTTCCTTCCTGGAGAGATAACATACACGAGAGAGATCATGAAAAAGCACAAGGCATAGAAAGAAAAGTACATGTATGTCACAATTTAACTGACGAGAGCTGCTGTGTGCATTTAATGACCGATGCAAttctttatgttgtttttatgagGTCTTTGTttaagaataaaatatatttatggtCACATGAGAGGCCAAGTTCAGTTCAGAAAGGCTGACATGATTATGGATATCATGGACAGGAATGGGGGACTTGGATGAGCCTTGGTTAAAGACCACTAGGGACACAATGGGTGACATATTGGCTTGTTAAACTCTGAAGAGTCCTTCCTCCTTGCAATATGCGTTTGAACTTTAAAAACCCAAAGAATGATTACACACATAAAGTCAGTCCTTGACTTTGGGTTATCTCTGTTTCTGACCCTGGGTAGACTCTGAAATTCCCTCAACATGTAGGATATCATGAGTTGGCTTTTGTGCTGTGTATTGTGATGCAGTGTGTCGTGAGGCTAACAGGTAGAAATAAGTATTGTAGAAAATTTACAATTGTGAGCATGAAACACGAAACCCCTGTGATTACTCACTTTTAGTTTCCCTTTGTGTGTGATTGAAAGGAGGCAAAACTCGCACAACAAAACCCAGTCTGAGAGCTTCAATGAGGGTTAGAAGAAACACATGCTGTAGGTTTCTGTCCTACCACACACTCCTGAAACTCCAGACACTCCCATTACAGCCAGACATGAGTCAGATATTCACTGGAATAATACTTACAAAAGTTGATATTGTTTAACATACTCAGCATTATTAAATCAGTATGATATTAGAGCATTTTGGAGGTTGCCATTGATCCGAAGATGTACGTTTCTTTGACGCTGAGATAGattcaaaaacacaataaacatccTGCCGTGAGTTTCATGTTAGTTTGTGCTATTTAAACCTTCTGGATCGTTGAGTTACAGAACTGCCAATACATGTTTCAACCTAATCTGCAAACTCAAACAATCACTAGtgtaaattaaacaaatactgtaaattTGTCTAGCAATCAGTTAATATCCTTTTGAACTTTTAACACCACTCCCTGATGCAATCCGGGAAAAGATTCTCTGAAGAATGACATGAAAGGAGGAAACCACAGGAGACGTGTGTTTTCAGTCATGATTTGTGCAGCACCTGTAAGAATATCTGATGAGTCACGTCTACTGTAAAAACTTTAGTCATGTTAAACCGAATAGGAAATGTGACAGTTGAACCGATTAATGACTTCAAACACAAACAGAGGGTGGGGTGGCAAGAGTTCATgttgtataaaaataccaaGGCTACGTGTGATTCTGAAACTCTACGAAACACCAAAACACTACAATACTAAAGACAAGTTTTGTGGAGGGGATATACTGTATCTGATGTGACAAGATTGCTTGGTATATTTTTGGAGCCCACCACCCCACACAGGGCCCTTTTGGATCAGCGTGCACTGTTTGTGTGCTATAGCTTTCTTTTGGGTATGTTTGAAGTCCCTTTGGTGGCTCATGGCAGCCTCATTCCCCAAAACACTGACCCCACTTGCCTATTTCATAATTCAGTCCTGTTTacatttcctgtagctcagtggtaagagcatggcgttaacaaTGCCAAGtttgtgggtttgatcccagaggattgcacatacttagaaacaaatgtataggataatgcaacgTAGGTTGcttaaagcgtctgccaaatgcgtaaatgtaaatgtttgtaaaCCATTCAATTGTGTTGACTTGGATTGAGATTAGCATAGCTTGAACCAAACAGGGCAATTCAtaggttatggatgtgacattcaAAACGTGAAATATAAAtcctcagagaatgtatttattaccaatatattgaatcatttgtttatattttactaaacccctgatgagtccaaacatcagaaaaatccCTTTACTTAATACacgagttttctattttaaaagagggacAAAATACATGCGTTATGGGTGTGACAAAAAGTGatgcacttttttttttagaagacAGCACTGTGTAGGATTTCTGTTgagttaaaatgcacaaaccagaagcactaattcccaacaaatggagaagggatgacgTTTCATAGACCACAAAATAGTTGATTGATTTTTTATCTTAAGGTTgactttgcatggaattgcgCAACACGCAACTACACACcataaaatacaacacaatGCGTGCACGAAGAATTCCCACCACTGCTCTTTTTCTGCATGAGAGTAAAAACAGACACATGGTAAGAGTTAGAGAAGATGTTGTTTTGCGCTTCATGTCCGCCGCGTGAAAACATCCCCTCAGAGGTTACAAGTTGCAGAGCGTTGCTATGACGACCGTGATGTAAAGGTGGTGAACGATAGGACATTTGTTGTGGAAGATCTCAAGCAGGTCATCGTACAGATTTCACATAGCAAGGCTTTAGCGCACGTCAGCGAgcgcgtgcatgtgtgttaGCAGCAGGAGGAAGGAAGTGCACGTCGTACAGAAGGGGAAGCACCGAGCCTGGCTGTTTACGTAAACCACGCAGCGAAACAACAACTGCAAGTCGAGGTGTCATGGAGTACATGCGCATTGGACGCACACAGCAACAGGAAATGACAGCGCGCACACTTGTTGCCATGGTGATTAACCTCAAAAGAAAACAATGCGGTTGAGGGGTGCCCTCAAACAGACCAGCAGTGTCCCCAAATACGTTGgccagaaacaatatttttttccacttACTTCAGCATAAACAAGCAAAACAGAGCTTTatgatcattttgtttgttgACCTCAGGGTCACAGAGGTCAAGATGGAATTCAAATCTCATTCAAACTCATTCAAAATCTCAGAAATGTCAATAAAATAAGGAAGCACCATACAACTTTCAAACAAAATCTCTGAATTGAGCTATtttgatcatgttttttttttttttgttactaGATACTTGAAGTTTGTTTCAACATCTGCTGTTTGACATTGATAAAGAGTGAGTCAGAACGTGAgcctctgtttttcttttactcTGGAGTTTCCTAAATCTCTTGCTCCCAGGAAATATTCCTGATGAAGCagaaatgggaggagagagaacaAAAGGAGGGACATACAGGAAAGAGAGTTAAGTGCAGGAGCAAACCAATATCATTTCTCATTTATGGTGTATATGGGACATTAGGCTAACGGATCACTTCATCCGGATCTAATCAAAATAATACTTTCAGTTTACAACCTCTGCTTGCAGTCTCACCACGAGAAGTCACAAGGACCGATACAATGTTCCTAGACCACAAACAAGCACGAACCAAGAAGATGCTTGATACCTGAACCCAAAACTCACCTGTGGCACAAGCCGGAGTTTCAGGTTTACTGTCTTTTTAAGGACGTTTCCGGTATTCAGCCCCGCCCACCACTGTTTTTTCCCAAGAAGTTGGATCAGCCTGTTCTGTCTTGCCTGTCTTACGTCAAAGTACCACGAGTGTTAAGGAGTGCCCTGACTCACACGCGCGTGTACACATGCACAAATACGCATTCCTACATGCTGCGTGCACACAAATGCATACTTATGAACACATTCATCCTGACTGTATCTAACCCACAATActatgtgacacacacacacacacacacacacacactcaaatacTTCACTCTTTACCTTTTGGCTTTCCAGAACAATACCATGATGACAGTGATGCAATTTCTCATCGTACAAACCATGTACTAGTTACTGTAACCAGTTACTATTTCCTGTTGAGTTACATCCAAGTTCATAATAAAAAGACACTTCAATTAATTCTGTCCAGATGTGTTTTTTATGCACCTGTTATTATTTTGATGGAGTGTGTGTTTGCTATTGTCAGATTCTGAACTTTTACAAGGAGAAATGGAAAGATAtggaattttaacatttaaatttgtttaaagAAATATCCATTAACTGAAACTTTCGAAACCTGATGCAATTTTTtaacaagaaaagaaaaaagaaaatgaagtcTGATGGcatttttaaataagagaacTTCTCAGAGCTCCAAAAGTAATGAATCACCACATCACACGGAAACTGAgtgacaacaaaataaaataatgatacgCCATACTGTTACATATAGGTTAGGTCACAGATAATGAGCTTGGCAACATAAATCACACTATTACCACTAGATAAATTCCAACAATTTTATTCAGGCAGATGAAGAGACAACCATAAACTGACACAACATCCTTCATCAGTAAAAAAACTAACACAAACCAGTATAGAACACTAAAAGAACACGTAAAGGAAACCACAAGCCAGGCCCCTCACACCAGTACACACAAGAACAGCCAAGAGCCAGATATTAGCTCAGACCAACTGAAACTTGTGCAAACCAACCCAGAATAAAGTCCCCTTCCCACGTATGTAAGCATAGATGACCCCAATTTTTCGAGTCCAAGCAACATGTTTGTCACAAAAACAGAGgacataatgttttttttagatcAATTATATTGGGGGTGTTAGATTTTGTCAGCAGAGCTAGATATTGGGACAGGAAACGCATGGGTATGATGCCCAATTGCAGTGTGCCGACACACACACTAGCACGTACACACAAGAATAGCAGATTCAGGAGGATATGAAGGTGTAAGATCTCCACATTACACTTCTACTATGTGGAGGTGCTAACTTGAGGATGATAACTTTCAAAGAGGTGTTGAAAAGTCATCAAGAATATTAAACGGTATCATATTACAATGGCACAAGTTCagataagtaaaaaaataagtttgtttAGCGCTCATTTGGGAAAAACCCAATTGAATTCACAGCCAAGTAATGAAGTTTATCCTAAAGCGCCCTCCACTGGTCACACTATGTTCTAATTTGTCATCCAAAGATTGCAGTCTTTTCAcctcttttatatatttttgtgcacCTTAAAGTGATAATATGAACATtctcattcattatttactcgcctcttgccatttcaaatctgtattacTTTCTATAACACAATATaagattttgaagaaagttggtaaccgaaacaaaagcggtacccattcactattgacacaaaaccaatgcaagtcaatgggtaccaccattgttcggttaccaacatacttcaaaatacattttgtgttctgcagaagaacgtcatacaggtttgaaatgacaagagggtgagtaaatgatgacaattttcatcgaactatcactttaatattaaaatacccTCGATTGGTATTTATATTTAGGCTACTTGTGATTTACAGTTTTTTGACACATtctgtgtttaaaataaaatcacagaaTCAAAATTAAGAACCCAAGAAAGACGAATCAGAGAAGTATGAGTTTATTACCACAGAATCTGAATTGTGTTCcgtccaaaaataaaatttcaaatGTCAACTCATCAACCTGGAACATATGCTTttcttacaaaaacaaacagatgaTCAACATTAAGACGACAACAGGATGGTGGGAAAACAGGAATTCTCGAGCCTCGCACGACCCCAGAATTCTTTTAGCTCACAACTGAGCATGACAAACAAGGACACAGACAAATACATTTCTATGCgtatgtgtgtaaataaagCTGGCAAGAAGAGACTTTACATTCTGTGGTCCAGTTATGGGACCAGATTCTGTTAATCAGAAAGTCACAACAACAGTACAACGGATGGTCGAATACACCCTTCAAATCAAAGATTTGTGTAAATCACTCATCCAGTCTCTCGGTCCAGTACAAACTGAAACCCTACCTAACAACCAACATTcttgattggtcaaatggtagTTAAAGTGTGACCACACAAATCTAAGTCAGAAAAATAGTCTGATTTGAGGAcaacataatgtaaaatagatttGTCTCAGGGTTACTGCATTGGACTTTCACACGTTCACTGTTCTTCAAGAAGTGTGGTTTGAATCGAAGAAAATGTTTATGCCCAGTTGATCTCTTTATAATAATTACTAGGACAAAAACAATAGTAGAATAAAAGTGTAAAACACAAAGACAGCTCACGGCCACTGGTCTTTTCTCTCTCCTCGTTCATTCTGTGctggtgttttatttttggttaattTAATCCTCACACTATTCATCAAGGCATGTGATAAGGACCACAAGAACCTGAATGGATGTATATTGCAAAAAAAAGTGAGACGAAAATCAAAATCCCACAAGACACTTTGATTGCATCTGTGGGGGGATGTCTATGTAAAGCTCCAGTAAGTCAAATACTGCCTCCCGCTGGTCTGGCTTTGCCAAACCTTCTTTTCAGTTTGGTCTGGTTAGCGATAAATCAGCCAGCTCTAGATGCTAACACTAAAGACTTTCCTCAAGACATGAATAAATTGGAACTTCACAAAAAAGTAAACATTCTCCCAATGCTGAATATTAGAGTAGCAGACATAAGAATTTTTTATCTAACATTTTAGATGGGTATACCAGGAAGGACCTGTGAAAACAGACACCTGCGGCGAGCTCTGGTCTGGATAAACGGCTGTAGTTActtttattgcatttaaatTCTGAAGGACAAGCTGATGGGCCAGATGGGTTTGTCTGAATTGTGAAATTCTGAGCATTCTGGTAAAAAATTGAAACCGGTTTGACtaaggaaagaaaaaaactcCCCAGTAACGAATGAACGTCAATCAGCTTGCTTGAGTGTTACATGACTTCTTTTTTTTCATGAAGTGCCAGTATTACCTTTGGGTTCGTATAAAAGCTAAAGAAACAAAGGATGGAAACAGAAAAGTTGGAAATGTTCAGTCAGCTAGTTTGTGACGTTTCCACTGATACGAACATCCTAGACTATTTATGAACACTttttctgacacacacacacacacacacacacacacacacacacacacacacacacacacacacacacacacacacacacaagtataTAATGTACAGCAGATTTGTGTGTTCAGCATATATAAAACCCTACCCAGCTCTGTGAAGAGCTGATCTTTTGTAGAGCTTCATTTGGAACATCTTTGTGATAGCCATcatattaaaaatgcaaaaattacCAAGTTACATATACAAACGAAAATTCCCTATTCACTGCAGCAATAACAGAGGTTTTTGGATCTTTACCTGTGTTGAATGTTTGGGTTATTACACCTGAATTGTGAGGCCCTGAGGTTTTAAACGGACACACGTTTATTGAAGGGTGTGTATAGACGGGGACCACAGCAGTTTGGATGAGAAAAGTCTCTTAAACTCTCCCCAGATGTTGGAGGGCGTGAAACAGGCCCAGCTGAAAGAGAGACAGGTCCAGCTGAGAAAGTGTGAGCGTCTGTgtcggtctctctctctcttcccccaACAGCCAGCAGATGGGggaaaagagaaagaataaGATCAACTGAGATGGAAAGAGAACATCAGTGCGCAAAGGTGCGGTAACAGATGTAAGCACCGAGAGCCAGCACTGTACACACGCACGTGTTGACCAGCAGGGGGCTCCAAACACTGTGGGGAGCATCTGCTGGTGGAGTTTCAGGTGGAGACCGTGCAGGTTTGGGAGGGGCTTCTGTTGCCACAATTGGGTTTTCGGGTTGTCCGACCTCACCAGCTGCGGCTGCCCTTCTGCGAAGGTCTTGCCCATCAGTGAATACCTGGGGTGCCCtaacaaggaaaaaataaacgTTTCAAATACTAGCTTTGGATGGGCATCAGCAATGCAGTCTTAATAATGAGATGTTTACCTGCTCACAAAAATCTCTGTGTTGTGCGGCACCTGTGCGAAGAAGTTTACAGGCTCACAGTTCACCAGGTCACCTGTGCCATTAGGGGGGTCTATTGGGGGTCGCGGTCTGGGAGGAGGAGTAAATTCAGGGGGGAGATCCTCCTCATTGGATAACTCTTTCCATGACATCTACACATACATAAACACGTGCGTACAAACTTTTACTTAAAGGTCTATATCATCCTCAAAGGAGTCCTGAAATTAATAATTCCACAAAAAAGAGAGACAATTACCCAAGAAattaaaattctatcatcatttactcaacctaaTGTTGATTCAAACCTGGATGACTTTAAAATATCAAGAGAGATTTAGTATTGtcttcaatataatacaaagtgGATGGGGACCAGGGGCTGCCCAACtccaaaatggacaaaaaagaagttatggtaacactttacaatatgtttgtatttgttaacattggtaaatgcattaaatagtaaatattttgtgatttttaaggtcctactttggtttatggagtgtccaacaacatacatacaaggtgtaaaaacacttcattttctaataataggcagttattattccCTTTTTTCTTGACAGAcactcaaatgattcgttcggtgattcgtctaatcccctcctttctgtcagcctactctgatctgattggtcagatggtctagtctgctgtgattggtctatgGACTGTCTTCTACAGCCATTAAACAGTTTTGGCCCAAGAACAAAACTATTATTCACTTAATATTTACTTTGAAAGCCATGGTCACCATTTACTTGTATGAAATGAGCTTTGAAAATCTGCTATAAATAACTCCTGTTGTGTTTCAAGGGTCGATTGCctttacatatatacacattatGTTACCTGTATAGAGGTGTCTCCCATAATGTACTTGGCTCCCTCTATGACAGCGAGGTAAGAAAAACGCAGCTGATCGGCTGTTTGTATCAAACCCATGCGGTATTTTCGCATTTCCAGCAAAACCTCTCGGATGCGCACCGATGATGGATCTTTCCTCTGAGACATCTGAGAACACATAATAGCAGCTGAACTGAAAACTTTCTGCTGAGcttcaaataaaagcaaaagcCAAATCTGGCAACAACAAACTCCTTCGCAATGAATGTCAAGTGTTATCACAGGCACAGCCATCAAATCAAAATACAGTGTAAAGGCTGTGGGTTCGACTCAAaggaaacacacatactgacaaaaatgtatgcatgaaatgcactgtaaatcactttagagtctgccaaatgcataaatgtactacgtaaatgtttactttaaacTGATACACCTGGTGGCACTTCTGCTTGCCTAATTTGTATCTTTGTTCTATTGTTTTCTATTTCTGTTTCCTCTTTATTCCCATTTAGTTGAAtagaaaaaaagtttaaaaagatAAAGCACTGTTTCATTGAAGatatcataaaaaaattaacatgtTCAAACATTAACGACTACAATGTTCATTTTGAGATAACCCTACTCGGGACAATGCAAACTGATCTGTCAAGGAGCAGTCCGTCCTCTCACCAGTAAAAGGCAGGTGTCCACGAGACAGAAGGTTCCAGAACGGCCGATACCAGCGCTGCAGTGGACCACAACAGCGCCATGGTCCGGGCTCAGACAACCTGACTCCCGCACTTTAAACAGAAAGTTGAGAAAAGACGCGGGCGATTCAGGCACACCGAAATCTGGCCACGTGGTATAGTGGAACTGAAGAATCTCCCGTGTTTCCTGTgtctttaaacacaaaacaacattgtttGTTAGCAGCTTCGCAACCCTGATTGAGATAATAAAGCTGTGATGGGTCGCTCTGTTCGAAACATTACATTCCAGGACACATTTTGCACTTTTATATACATCAATTGAAGTCAAATGTCATCAAACGGATATTTCCCTGCAAAATTATATCTATCAGCTAatgttataaataattataagcTTACCGCTCGCTGAACATCGGGGGAAAGTAAGAAGACAGTTTCGAACAAGAATTTTTTGCTCTATTAAACgatatttaagtattttaataaCGGAaggacacaaagaaaaaaaatcaaaggagAGTTGAGAGAAGATCAAGCATCTCACCGACAGATTTTCCAGCTCCAGTTGTCGCACCGTGTAGTATGACTTCTCATCCTCTGAGATCAGAGTGAGTTTGAAGTTTGTGTCCTCAAAAAACGCCTCCCTCTCTTCTCGCTGCGGCCAGTACTGAGCACACTTTATCTGCACACACCCACCAACTCCTTCATAAGTGCACAAGCCTTACACACACTCAACAACAAGACCCAACCTATAAACACATTCCACATGCATCCATGTGGCAAATGCTGTTTTTCTCACCGAGCCTTTTTCTACAACCCTGTTCAGCATCACGACCCCTCGACAGCGCTGCTCCCACACAATCTCCCAGAAATGACCACAGGTGTTCGGTAACGGACCCTGCGCACATTAACACAATTACTCAAACAAGCAAAATTAGCTGCATTTACATGAATGAACATGTCCAAAAAGAGACTCCCGCGGTCTGTTCTATTCAGTTGTGCTATGTCTTGCTATTTTAAAAGAATATCCGCATCCTGTGAGAACGCCCTCTAATCCTCTCCAGAGCATTGAGGGCTGTCCTATACGGCAAATCAACGTGAATCACTGAGACATTGTACAGTACAGTTGGAAATAATGCtttaccatggtctgtttgaatactcgattctgatggCTGGAAGGTGTACATTAAAACCATTTCTACCATTGTatgtttgaatactcgattctgattggctggaacgcgtgcattaaaaccgtttaatgcacaggtagttCTAGTCAATttgatcaatgtttgaaattaactgaGGAAAATAactgtctgatcaaaaattacactgtaaacataaagaacagctttaacttggcaaatgaccacggggtaagcgggataatccacagctagccgtgcattaaaggattttaatgcacttcgtgGAGGCAACCACGGCTTTACTGCATGGCTAGCCGTGGATAATCCCTTACATAATTAAAAAGGTGACACGTTCAGAAACATTGTACAGTTGTCTTGCTGATGTACACGCAGCGTAGCTGTGAAAGTGAgaatttgtgtgtttatgtctaGCAAAGTTCTGACTGAACCAGGCTGGCAGGTTTAGACTAGTCTGCTGCCATCTCTGAGCATCGGAGATGTAATTTACCACTACAATAAAGAAACATGACTCAATGCCAGATTCCAAAACATTTCTTACTGTATTCGCCAGATACGGGAAAAATCTCTCTGGGAGATGTCAAGGCAAAATATCACAGTAGTACGCCGGTggcatacttcacccaaaaaagaaaattctgtcattatttactcaccctctggtcATTTCAAACTAGGGGTGTGCGCTACGACTAATTTGACAGTCGTTTAAATGAACGTTTTGTAACCGACTagtctaaaactaagaatggcccagaaggcggtccaaaaactttgcgtaggacctatgtaatacatttaaaatactaaATACTGTAGActattaatcaaactgttcatATTCAATATTGAATGTAGCTAAAACAGGCATATGTGTTCCAATTTCCTTACgttatgatcattaatatttctgcatttgctgcATTTGCATTTCTCCTTTAAGTCTGTTATTTCAGACTCTTAAAGTTCAATTAAATTTCAGTAatcaaattcaattaaatttaaGTAAAAGTGTGTCTATAAGACTGAAATCATAAACCTTAAAATATTCaacaacaattaattaaaagcttaaaaactaatgtttcattatttgtttatttaaatgatgttgaatgaaaaaaaaacataacttttttaattatgtcgcaatttaagtagcctacaagttaaaattagggtaggcctatagcctatcaacaaacaagatagcctacatttaaaaaaaaaagaaaaaaagatttaaaaatgtttttatcgtgtctttattattataaagcaaagcaatgtgtttaaacaaaaaagcaaatagaaagcaatggacaaaaagtacagaacaagctacagaacgcatttgATCTCACAAAGAGACAATGAAAAAAGCTGCTAATAAAGCATACTGCCCATTTTAGCTAATTTATAGACATATAGGCTAAACACTCAAGTCCgcatgtgattatgatgttaatattattttacatgttcttgttgaggaaatgcaagcattatgctcggatgaaagtcggctcaatgtttgtgaacaataacTGTGGAATCTGCACAAACTCTCCAACGGCACACAGATAACAGTGCCAAGCGATCATGTTT
Above is a genomic segment from Triplophysa rosa linkage group LG17, Trosa_1v2, whole genome shotgun sequence containing:
- the ptpn1 gene encoding tyrosine-protein phosphatase non-receptor type 1 produces the protein MEAEFREIDELGNWNAVYQEIRQQSSDLPCKIAKLPENRSRNRYRDVSPFDHSRICLHIGNNDYINASLISVEEAQRNYILTQGPLPNTCGHFWEIVWEQRCRGVVMLNRVVEKGSIKCAQYWPQREEREAFFEDTNFKLTLISEDEKSYYTVRQLELENLSTQETREILQFHYTTWPDFGVPESPASFLNFLFKVRESGCLSPDHGAVVVHCSAGIGRSGTFCLVDTCLLLMSQRKDPSSVRIREVLLEMRKYRMGLIQTADQLRFSYLAVIEGAKYIMGDTSIQMSWKELSNEEDLPPEFTPPPRPRPPIDPPNGTGDLVNCEPVNFFAQVPHNTEIFVSRAPQVFTDGQDLRRRAAAAGEVGQPENPIVATEAPPKPARSPPETPPADAPHSVWSPLLVNTCVCTVLALGAYICYRTFAH